A single region of the Salarchaeum japonicum genome encodes:
- a CDS encoding glutaredoxin family protein — translation MTFDPADEGLDADEVRELVDETIENNEIVLFMKGTPMMPQCGFSKRAVGLITKYREDVETVDVLQNLEAFRAALEDHSGWETIPQTYVEGEFVGGSDILAELDERGDLAETLNAEDVEVDASDDADDQTVESPF, via the coding sequence ATGACGTTCGACCCCGCCGACGAGGGCCTCGACGCCGACGAAGTCCGGGAGCTCGTGGACGAAACCATCGAGAACAACGAAATCGTGCTGTTCATGAAGGGCACGCCGATGATGCCCCAGTGCGGGTTCTCGAAGCGCGCCGTCGGCCTCATCACCAAGTACCGCGAGGACGTGGAGACCGTGGACGTGCTCCAGAACCTGGAGGCGTTCCGCGCCGCGCTCGAAGACCACTCCGGCTGGGAGACCATCCCCCAGACGTACGTCGAGGGCGAGTTCGTCGGCGGGAGCGACATCCTCGCCGAACTCGACGAACGCGGCGACCTCGCCGAGACGCTGAACGCCGAAGACGTCGAGGTGGACGCGAGCGACGACGCCGACGACCAGACCGTCGAATCCCCGTTCTGA
- a CDS encoding digeranylgeranylglycerophospholipid reductase: protein MSERFDVVIAGAGPAGAQCARDLAQRDYDVLVLETEPEDEFPRQSNKSTAGTFPSMMGAFGIPDDMVMQFTDTVVLESPNEHFVQQQPGAVLEFADFKRFLVREGREHGAEYRFGSRVSKPITEDGEVVGVEYSGDEEVYADIVIDATGPAAPLAKQLGVSDLERHNQAIGIEWEMEGVEVDHPDYADLHDAMMLRLDHDLAPGGYSWIFHTGEDTAKVGLCYIQNESYQERGKEGLSIDGYLDYWLDNDPRFENATKLEGKQHRGSAHIQEPGQLCTDSFMAIGDTVPTIDPLWGEGIHKGMKSARAAAITADRCLTGTVDTSKAAMETYADLWHQNVAPQAKRRLAMTRLLYLADNDRYDRLLRDVKDANMDTLADANGGNPLAIAKLLHFDDLSLLKRLATEHYL from the coding sequence ATGTCTGAGCGTTTCGACGTGGTAATCGCGGGGGCGGGGCCGGCGGGCGCGCAGTGCGCGCGCGACCTGGCGCAACGCGATTACGACGTTCTCGTCCTCGAAACCGAACCCGAAGACGAGTTCCCGCGACAGTCGAACAAGTCCACCGCGGGAACCTTCCCCTCCATGATGGGTGCGTTCGGGATTCCCGACGACATGGTGATGCAGTTCACCGACACCGTCGTCCTCGAATCCCCGAACGAGCACTTCGTCCAGCAACAACCCGGCGCAGTCCTGGAGTTCGCGGACTTCAAGCGCTTCCTCGTCAGGGAAGGCAGGGAGCACGGCGCGGAGTACCGCTTCGGCTCCCGGGTCTCGAAACCCATCACGGAGGACGGCGAGGTCGTGGGCGTCGAGTACAGCGGCGACGAGGAAGTCTATGCGGACATCGTCATCGACGCGACCGGCCCCGCCGCGCCGCTCGCGAAACAGCTCGGCGTCAGCGACCTGGAACGACACAACCAGGCCATCGGCATCGAGTGGGAGATGGAGGGCGTCGAGGTCGATCACCCCGACTACGCCGACCTCCACGACGCGATGATGCTCCGTCTCGACCACGACCTCGCGCCCGGCGGCTACTCCTGGATATTCCACACCGGCGAGGACACGGCGAAGGTCGGGCTGTGCTACATCCAGAACGAGTCCTACCAGGAGCGCGGGAAGGAGGGACTGAGTATCGACGGCTACCTCGACTACTGGCTCGACAACGACCCCCGGTTCGAGAACGCGACGAAACTGGAGGGCAAGCAACACCGCGGCTCCGCGCACATCCAGGAGCCCGGCCAGCTCTGCACGGACTCCTTCATGGCCATCGGGGACACCGTCCCGACCATCGACCCGCTCTGGGGCGAGGGTATCCACAAGGGCATGAAGTCCGCGCGCGCCGCCGCCATCACCGCCGACCGCTGTCTCACCGGCACCGTTGACACGTCGAAGGCGGCGATGGAGACGTACGCCGACCTCTGGCATCAGAACGTCGCGCCCCAGGCGAAGCGCCGCCTCGCGATGACGCGATTGCTCTACCTCGCGGACAACGACCGTTACGACCGCCTCCTCCGCGACGTGAAGGACGCGAACATGGACACGCTCGCGGACGCGAACGGCGGGAACCCGCTCGCCATCGCGAAACTCCTCCACTTCGACGACCTCTCCCTCCTCAAGCGCCTCGCCACCGAACACTACCTGTAG
- a CDS encoding 2-oxoacid:acceptor oxidoreductase subunit alpha yields the protein MHEDLNWAIGGEAGDGIDSTGKIFAQALSRAGRHVFTSKDFASRIRGGYTAYKVRTSVDKVRSVVDRLDVLIALTERTVDENLDELHDGSVIIYDGERTEFSDFEAPDDVTGLDVPLKSLAEDAGGAIMRNIVALGAVCEVADFPIENLDESLEKKFGGKGEKIVENNKEAARLGAEYVEEEFDLAFDFDLETTDNDYVLLNGDEAIGMGAIAAGCKFYAGYPITPATDVMTYLKGRIENFGGHVVQAEDELAAINMALGAARAGARSMTATSGPGIDLMTETFGLVATSETPLVITNVMRSGPSTGMPTKQEQGDLNQMLYGGHGEIPRFVLAPTTVAECFWKTIEAFNLAEKYQTPVYLTADLAMAVTEQTFEPEKFDMDAVEIDRGKVVDEDEISKWQNEKDQFKPHAVTADGVSPRAFPGTEGGVHMSTGLEHDELGRRTEDVDVRVEQVDKRQQKVTTAEEEEDFSYREFGNPDSDNLVISWGSNEGTLIEAMDYLDQEDVDVRLLSVPYIFPRPDLTEDIEAAEEVVVVECNATGQFADLVEHDTLTRVKRVNKYNGVQFKADELADDIQEELA from the coding sequence ATGCACGAGGACCTGAACTGGGCCATCGGCGGGGAAGCCGGCGATGGAATCGACTCCACCGGCAAGATATTCGCACAGGCGCTCTCGCGCGCCGGCCGGCACGTCTTCACCTCGAAGGACTTCGCGTCCCGCATTCGAGGTGGCTACACCGCATACAAGGTACGAACGTCCGTCGACAAGGTCCGCAGCGTCGTGGACCGCCTCGACGTCCTCATCGCGCTCACCGAACGCACCGTCGACGAGAACCTCGACGAACTCCACGACGGCAGCGTCATCATCTATGACGGCGAGCGCACCGAGTTCTCCGACTTCGAAGCCCCCGACGACGTCACGGGCCTCGACGTCCCCCTCAAGTCGCTTGCTGAGGACGCCGGCGGCGCCATCATGCGCAACATCGTCGCGCTCGGCGCGGTCTGCGAGGTCGCGGACTTCCCCATCGAGAACCTCGACGAATCCCTCGAAAAGAAGTTCGGCGGGAAGGGCGAGAAGATCGTCGAGAACAACAAGGAAGCCGCGCGTCTCGGCGCGGAGTACGTCGAGGAGGAGTTCGACCTCGCGTTCGACTTCGACCTCGAAACCACGGACAACGACTACGTCCTCCTGAACGGCGACGAAGCCATCGGGATGGGCGCGATCGCCGCCGGGTGTAAGTTCTACGCCGGCTACCCCATCACGCCCGCGACGGACGTGATGACGTACCTCAAGGGCCGCATCGAGAACTTCGGCGGGCACGTCGTCCAGGCCGAGGACGAACTCGCCGCCATCAACATGGCGCTCGGTGCCGCGCGCGCCGGCGCTCGCTCGATGACCGCGACCTCCGGCCCCGGTATCGACCTGATGACGGAGACGTTCGGACTCGTCGCCACCTCGGAGACGCCGCTCGTCATCACGAACGTCATGCGCTCCGGCCCCAGCACGGGGATGCCGACGAAGCAGGAGCAGGGCGACCTCAACCAGATGCTGTACGGCGGGCACGGCGAGATTCCGCGGTTCGTCCTCGCGCCCACCACGGTCGCGGAGTGCTTCTGGAAGACCATCGAGGCGTTCAACCTCGCGGAGAAGTACCAGACGCCCGTCTACCTCACCGCCGACCTCGCGATGGCGGTCACCGAGCAGACGTTCGAACCCGAGAAGTTCGACATGGACGCGGTCGAAATCGACCGCGGGAAGGTCGTGGACGAGGACGAGATTTCGAAGTGGCAGAACGAGAAAGACCAGTTCAAGCCCCACGCCGTCACCGCCGACGGCGTCAGCCCCCGCGCCTTCCCCGGCACGGAGGGCGGCGTGCACATGAGCACGGGCCTCGAACACGACGAACTCGGCCGCCGTACCGAGGACGTGGACGTGCGCGTCGAACAGGTCGATAAGCGCCAGCAGAAAGTCACCACCGCGGAGGAAGAAGAGGACTTCTCCTACCGCGAGTTCGGCAACCCCGACTCCGACAACCTCGTCATCTCGTGGGGGTCGAACGAGGGAACGCTCATCGAGGCGATGGACTACCTCGACCAGGAGGACGTGGACGTGCGCCTGCTCTCCGTCCCCTACATCTTCCCGCGGCCCGACCTCACCGAGGACATCGAGGCCGCCGAGGAAGTCGTCGTCGTCGAGTGTAACGCGACCGGGCAGTTCGCCGACCTCGTCGAGCACGACACGCTTACCCGCGTGAAGCGTGTGAACAAGTACAACGGCGTCCAGTTCAAGGCGGACGAACTCGCCGACGACATCCAGGAGGAACTAGCATGA
- a CDS encoding FAS1-like dehydratase domain-containing protein: MDVSLPPEEGDTYTYERTFTTEEVESFAELSHDDQPVHSVPDDEGRLMVQGLLTATLPTAIGSALGVLAYHMDNHFHRPVYTGEPITCETTLTDVEERDDRYDIRGENVCTNADGEEVLTGSFEGVVWKE, encoded by the coding sequence ATGGACGTGAGTCTGCCGCCCGAGGAGGGGGATACGTACACGTACGAGCGAACGTTCACCACCGAGGAGGTGGAGTCGTTCGCGGAGCTCTCGCACGACGACCAGCCAGTTCACAGCGTGCCCGACGACGAGGGGCGACTGATGGTGCAGGGACTCCTCACCGCGACGCTCCCGACCGCCATCGGCTCCGCGCTCGGCGTGCTCGCCTACCACATGGACAACCACTTCCACAGACCAGTGTACACGGGCGAACCGATCACCTGTGAGACCACGCTCACCGACGTGGAAGAACGCGACGACCGCTACGACATCCGCGGCGAAAACGTCTGCACGAACGCTGACGGCGAGGAAGTTCTCACCGGCTCCTTCGAGGGCGTCGTCTGGAAAGAGTAG
- a CDS encoding NUDIX hydrolase translates to MDDPEHDVERVLNRLEDVHGEIPVHHESTPVPREMYVECMNAADNGELGGVRVLVSHENEFLLVREDGGDAWDAPGGSLSRNDTHATAGTQHVADQVGIECTVVDAFAAIEREFTLVDGGEGVTGLWVFFEAETFETDIATGPDIEDARWFSRPPTEVGPHLSERLSLAAGDD, encoded by the coding sequence ATGGACGACCCCGAACACGACGTGGAACGAGTTCTGAACCGGCTCGAAGACGTCCACGGGGAGATTCCGGTTCACCACGAGTCCACGCCGGTGCCGCGCGAGATGTACGTCGAGTGCATGAACGCCGCGGACAACGGCGAACTCGGTGGCGTCCGCGTGCTCGTCTCGCACGAAAACGAGTTCCTGCTCGTCCGCGAGGACGGCGGCGACGCCTGGGACGCCCCCGGGGGGAGTCTCTCCCGGAACGACACGCACGCCACCGCGGGCACGCAGCACGTCGCCGACCAGGTCGGCATCGAGTGCACGGTCGTGGACGCGTTCGCCGCCATCGAGCGCGAGTTCACGCTCGTGGACGGCGGCGAGGGCGTCACCGGCCTCTGGGTGTTCTTCGAGGCGGAGACGTTCGAGACGGACATCGCGACCGGCCCCGACATCGAGGACGCGCGGTGGTTCTCCCGGCCGCCGACGGAGGTCGGCCCCCACCTCTCGGAGCGCCTGTCCCTCGCCGCCGGCGACGACTAG
- the mce gene encoding methylmalonyl-CoA epimerase translates to MRLDHVGVATQDAVSLAEQYVSLFDADLVHEEAFQGMNVCFLDLGNAYLELLEPTGEETTIGRYLAENGPGMHHVAFVTDDIEDALANARAEGVSLVDEEPRAGAWGHTVAFLHPRDTGGVLVEYVEH, encoded by the coding sequence ATGCGTCTCGACCACGTCGGCGTCGCCACTCAGGACGCCGTCAGCCTCGCGGAACAGTACGTCTCGCTGTTCGACGCCGACCTCGTTCACGAGGAGGCCTTCCAGGGGATGAACGTCTGTTTTCTCGACCTCGGGAACGCCTACCTCGAACTCCTCGAACCCACGGGCGAGGAGACGACTATCGGACGATACCTGGCGGAGAACGGGCCGGGGATGCATCACGTCGCGTTCGTCACGGACGACATCGAGGACGCGCTCGCGAACGCCCGCGCTGAGGGCGTCTCACTCGTGGACGAAGAACCGAGGGCGGGCGCGTGGGGGCACACGGTCGCGTTCCTCCACCCCCGCGACACGGGCGGCGTGCTCGTGGAGTACGTCGAACACTAG
- a CDS encoding acyl-CoA mutase large subunit family protein has translation MFDDDDLASIREAKSEWEAETLDPVLDRFGERKEEFDTDTGGQTVERLYTPDDVSDLDYADDLGFPGEDPYTRGVYSTGYRGRLWTMRQYAGFGTPEETNERFRYLIDQGSSGLSMAFDLPTQMGYDSDAAMSAGEVGKSGVAIDTLADFEKVFDGIPLDEVSTSMTINAPASVLLAMYIAVGDKQGVDREELRGTIQNDVLKEYVARNTYIYPPEPSMRIITDIFEFCARETPNFNTISISGYHIREAGSTAAQEVAFTLGNGIEYVEAALDAGLDVDSFAPQLSFFFNAHNNILEEAAKFRAARRMWAQIMEERFDADDPQSKQLKFHTQTAGSTLTAQQIENNVVRVAYQALAAVLGGTQSLHTNGKDEALSLPTEKSVRTALRTQQILAHESGAADTIDPLAGSYYVESLTDDIEDEAFDLLDTVDDKGGMLSAIQQQWVQRQIQDVAYERQQEIEDGERTIVGVNEFEVDEEPEVDIEEVTEEDEKRKIEGLESVKAERDDDAVAERLAALREAAEGDENLMPYIVAAVKAYATVGEICNVLRDVFGEYQPGTAL, from the coding sequence ATGTTCGACGACGACGACCTCGCGAGTATCCGCGAGGCGAAATCGGAGTGGGAAGCGGAGACGCTCGACCCCGTTCTCGACCGGTTCGGTGAACGGAAGGAGGAGTTCGACACGGACACGGGCGGGCAGACGGTCGAGCGCCTCTACACGCCGGACGACGTGAGCGACCTCGACTACGCGGACGACCTCGGGTTCCCGGGCGAAGACCCGTACACGCGCGGCGTCTACTCCACGGGCTACCGCGGCCGCCTCTGGACGATGCGGCAGTACGCGGGCTTCGGCACGCCCGAGGAGACGAACGAGCGATTCCGCTACCTCATCGACCAGGGCTCCTCGGGGCTGTCGATGGCGTTCGACCTCCCGACCCAGATGGGGTACGACTCGGACGCGGCGATGAGCGCGGGCGAGGTCGGGAAGTCCGGCGTCGCCATCGACACGCTCGCGGACTTCGAGAAGGTGTTCGACGGCATCCCGCTCGACGAAGTCAGCACGTCGATGACCATCAACGCGCCCGCCTCCGTGTTGCTCGCGATGTACATCGCCGTCGGCGACAAGCAGGGCGTCGACCGCGAGGAACTCCGGGGAACCATCCAGAACGACGTGCTCAAGGAGTACGTCGCGCGCAACACCTACATCTATCCGCCCGAGCCGTCGATGCGAATCATCACGGACATCTTCGAGTTCTGCGCGCGGGAGACGCCGAACTTCAACACCATCTCCATCTCCGGCTACCACATCCGCGAAGCCGGCAGTACGGCCGCCCAGGAGGTCGCGTTCACGCTCGGGAACGGCATCGAGTACGTCGAAGCCGCGCTCGACGCCGGCCTCGACGTGGACTCCTTCGCGCCCCAGCTGAGTTTCTTCTTCAACGCCCACAACAACATCCTGGAGGAGGCCGCGAAGTTCCGCGCCGCCCGCCGGATGTGGGCGCAAATCATGGAGGAGCGCTTCGACGCCGACGACCCGCAGTCGAAGCAGTTGAAGTTCCACACGCAGACCGCCGGCTCCACGCTGACCGCCCAGCAGATAGAGAACAACGTCGTCCGTGTCGCGTACCAGGCGCTCGCCGCGGTTCTCGGCGGGACGCAGAGCCTGCACACGAACGGGAAGGACGAGGCGCTGTCGCTCCCGACGGAGAAGTCGGTTCGGACGGCGCTCCGAACCCAGCAGATTCTCGCGCACGAGTCCGGCGCGGCGGACACCATCGACCCGCTCGCCGGCAGTTACTACGTCGAATCCCTCACGGACGACATCGAGGACGAAGCGTTCGACCTGCTCGACACCGTGGACGACAAGGGCGGGATGCTGTCCGCCATCCAGCAGCAGTGGGTGCAGCGCCAGATTCAGGACGTGGCGTACGAACGCCAGCAGGAGATAGAGGACGGCGAGCGCACCATCGTCGGCGTGAACGAGTTCGAGGTGGACGAGGAACCCGAAGTCGACATCGAGGAGGTCACCGAGGAGGACGAGAAACGCAAAATCGAGGGCCTCGAATCCGTGAAGGCCGAGCGGGACGACGACGCGGTGGCGGAACGCCTCGCGGCGCTCCGGGAGGCCGCGGAGGGCGACGAGAACCTCATGCCGTACATCGTGGCCGCCGTGAAGGCGTACGCGACGGTCGGCGAGATATGTAACGTCCTTCGGGACGTGTTCGGCGAGTACCAGCCCGGCACCGCACTCTAA
- a CDS encoding 2-oxoacid:ferredoxin oxidoreductase subunit beta encodes MSSNVRFTDFKSDKQPTWCPGCGDFGTMNGMMKALANTGNSPDDTFVVAGIGCSGKIGTYMRSYALHGVHGRALPVGTGVKLANPDLEVMVAGGDGDGYSIGVGHFIHAVRRNIDITYVVMDNRIYGLTKGQASPTSRSDFETATTPEGSKQPPVNPLALALSAGGSFIAQSFSSHAQRHTEIIEEAINHDGFSLVNTFSPCVTFNDVDTYDYFRDSLVDLGEEEDYDPSDREQAKDKILDSEKEYMGVLYQDDDAQSYEQAHGVEGNMADIDTDGAPDGAMDLVREFY; translated from the coding sequence ATGAGCTCCAACGTCAGATTCACCGACTTCAAGTCCGACAAGCAGCCCACCTGGTGTCCCGGGTGTGGCGACTTCGGCACGATGAACGGCATGATGAAAGCCCTCGCGAACACCGGAAACTCGCCCGACGACACGTTCGTCGTCGCGGGTATCGGGTGTTCCGGGAAGATCGGGACGTACATGCGCTCGTACGCGCTCCACGGCGTCCACGGTCGCGCGCTCCCCGTCGGCACGGGCGTCAAACTCGCCAACCCCGACCTCGAAGTGATGGTCGCGGGCGGCGACGGCGACGGCTACAGCATCGGCGTCGGCCACTTCATCCACGCCGTCCGCCGGAACATCGACATCACGTACGTCGTGATGGACAACCGCATCTACGGCCTCACCAAGGGTCAGGCGTCCCCGACCAGCCGGTCTGACTTCGAGACCGCGACCACGCCCGAAGGCTCCAAACAGCCGCCGGTCAACCCGCTCGCGCTCGCGCTGTCCGCCGGCGGGAGCTTCATCGCGCAGTCCTTCAGCAGTCACGCCCAGCGCCACACCGAAATCATCGAGGAAGCCATCAACCACGACGGCTTCAGCCTCGTGAACACGTTCAGCCCGTGCGTGACGTTCAACGACGTGGACACCTACGACTACTTCCGCGACAGCCTCGTCGACCTCGGCGAAGAGGAGGACTACGACCCGAGCGACCGCGAGCAGGCGAAGGACAAAATCCTCGACAGCGAGAAGGAGTACATGGGCGTCCTCTACCAGGACGACGACGCGCAGTCCTACGAACAGGCACACGGCGTCGAAGGCAACATGGCCGACATCGACACCGACGGCGCGCCCGACGGCGCGATGGACCTCGTCCGCGAGTTCTACTAA
- a CDS encoding ferredoxin--NADP reductase, whose product MDTTDVTVRAVRAVGPDTIAIQVDAPADFDAKPGQFVQLAVTVDGNEEARHYTLSSPDADDLLEVTVGVDPDGTVGPYLEALEPGDTVGINGPFGHAFYEGEPAVTLVVGGPGVGPAVGIAERVLQNGGDVAVVYLDDAHAHTDRLASLADHGADVFLVGDDVEPAVDAALSAVGGQVFVYGFSEFVREVADLLEARGIESDDAKIESFG is encoded by the coding sequence ATGGACACGACGGACGTGACGGTTCGCGCGGTTCGCGCGGTCGGCCCCGACACCATCGCCATCCAGGTGGACGCGCCCGCGGACTTCGACGCGAAACCCGGGCAGTTCGTACAGCTCGCGGTCACCGTTGACGGAAACGAGGAAGCCCGCCACTACACGCTCTCCTCGCCGGACGCGGACGACCTCCTCGAAGTCACGGTCGGCGTCGACCCCGACGGCACGGTCGGCCCCTACCTCGAAGCGCTCGAACCCGGCGACACCGTCGGTATCAACGGCCCGTTCGGTCACGCGTTCTACGAGGGCGAGCCCGCGGTGACGCTCGTCGTCGGCGGCCCGGGCGTCGGCCCCGCGGTCGGCATCGCGGAGCGCGTCCTCCAGAACGGCGGCGACGTGGCGGTCGTCTACCTCGACGACGCGCACGCGCACACCGACCGCCTCGCGAGCCTCGCCGACCACGGCGCGGACGTGTTCCTCGTCGGGGACGACGTGGAACCCGCGGTGGACGCCGCGCTCTCCGCGGTCGGCGGCCAGGTGTTCGTCTACGGGTTCAGCGAGTTCGTGCGGGAGGTCGCCGACCTCCTCGAAGCGCGCGGCATCGAGTCCGACGACGCGAAAATCGAGTCGTTCGGGTAG
- a CDS encoding aldo/keto reductase, with product MPEFDYPRKSGMPVLGIGTWQNEDPAQCAQSVQTALDMGYRHVDTAQIYGNEDAVGDGIEQADVARDDVFLATKIWTSELSHDDVLESFEESLDKLGTDYVDLLYVHWPANEYDAADTLSAFDELYDEGKIEHIGVSNFEPRHLDEAREVLDAPLFANQVELHPFLPQTELREYADEHDIELVGYSPLARGEVFDDDTIAEVAEKHDASAAQVALAWAREKGVTTIPKATSEAHIRDNWESLGVSLDPEDVEKIDGIDRLEREVDPDFAPWN from the coding sequence ATGCCTGAATTCGACTACCCCCGGAAGAGCGGTATGCCCGTCCTCGGTATCGGCACCTGGCAGAACGAAGACCCCGCGCAGTGCGCGCAGTCAGTGCAGACCGCGCTCGACATGGGCTACCGGCACGTGGACACCGCCCAGATTTACGGGAACGAGGACGCGGTCGGCGACGGCATCGAACAGGCCGACGTGGCCCGCGACGACGTGTTCCTCGCGACGAAAATCTGGACGAGCGAACTCTCCCACGACGACGTCCTCGAAAGCTTCGAGGAAAGCCTCGACAAACTCGGCACGGACTACGTCGACCTGCTCTACGTCCACTGGCCGGCGAACGAGTACGACGCCGCGGACACCCTCTCCGCGTTCGACGAACTCTACGACGAGGGGAAGATAGAACACATCGGCGTGTCGAACTTCGAACCCCGCCACCTCGACGAGGCCCGAGAAGTCCTCGACGCGCCGCTGTTCGCGAACCAGGTCGAACTCCACCCCTTCCTCCCCCAGACGGAACTCCGGGAGTACGCCGACGAACACGACATCGAACTCGTCGGGTACAGCCCGCTCGCCCGCGGCGAAGTCTTCGACGACGACACCATCGCGGAAGTCGCGGAGAAACACGACGCGAGCGCCGCGCAGGTCGCGCTGGCGTGGGCGCGCGAAAAGGGCGTCACCACCATCCCGAAAGCTACGAGCGAAGCACACATCCGGGACAACTGGGAGAGCCTCGGCGTCAGCCTCGACCCCGAAGACGTGGAGAAGATCGACGGCATCGACCGCCTCGAACGCGAGGTCGACCCCGACTTCGCGCCCTGGAACTAG
- a CDS encoding permease translates to MERRDYLIMVAFAALIVAGGAIASTEPLDTYLLTGAEDTVRTAVEMAWITWWALVLGFAIAGGVEAWLSEEDISQHLEGAGVRSLGTATFFGFVSSSCSYSAIATSKNLFKKGASAAASLGAFMFASTNLVIEIGFVIWILLGWEFVVADFVGGVVLIGLMAVGFRFVPDEVVESAREHASDDTTVRDPNCGMEVDPDETEHTIEYEGTTYYFCSESCKRGWNPEEADTTVWEQATSLSGWRALADKQLKEWGMLWDEIAIGFVFAGLIAGFVPDSVWHAVFAGPIVGEYTYVFWTAILGAVVGIATFVCSVGNVPFGAILWTRGLPFGSVLSYIYADLIIPPIMQAYREYYGTTFAAVLSAMIFVAAVVTGVIVHIAFDLLGLIPDPASATVERISIELNYKAALNVLATAGFLALYYLHRTGGDEADHGGSGGHAHGSD, encoded by the coding sequence ATGGAGCGACGCGACTACCTCATCATGGTTGCGTTCGCCGCCCTCATCGTCGCCGGGGGCGCGATCGCGTCGACCGAACCGCTCGACACGTACCTCCTCACGGGCGCGGAGGACACCGTGCGAACCGCGGTGGAGATGGCGTGGATAACGTGGTGGGCGCTCGTCCTCGGGTTCGCCATCGCCGGCGGCGTCGAAGCCTGGCTCTCCGAGGAGGACATCTCCCAGCACCTCGAAGGCGCGGGCGTCCGCTCGCTCGGCACCGCGACGTTCTTCGGGTTCGTCTCCTCCTCGTGTAGCTACTCCGCCATCGCGACGTCGAAGAACCTCTTCAAGAAGGGCGCGAGCGCCGCCGCCAGTCTGGGCGCGTTCATGTTCGCCTCGACGAACCTCGTCATCGAAATCGGGTTCGTCATCTGGATTCTGCTCGGCTGGGAGTTCGTCGTCGCGGACTTCGTCGGCGGCGTCGTCCTCATCGGCTTGATGGCGGTCGGGTTCCGGTTCGTCCCCGACGAAGTCGTGGAGTCCGCGCGCGAGCACGCCTCCGACGACACCACCGTCCGCGACCCGAACTGCGGGATGGAAGTCGACCCCGACGAGACCGAGCACACCATCGAGTACGAGGGCACGACCTACTACTTCTGCTCCGAGTCCTGTAAACGCGGCTGGAACCCCGAGGAGGCCGACACCACCGTCTGGGAGCAGGCGACCTCGCTCTCCGGGTGGCGCGCGCTCGCGGACAAGCAACTCAAGGAGTGGGGGATGCTCTGGGACGAGATCGCCATCGGGTTCGTGTTCGCCGGCCTCATCGCCGGGTTCGTCCCGGACTCCGTCTGGCACGCCGTCTTCGCCGGCCCCATCGTCGGCGAGTACACGTACGTCTTCTGGACGGCAATCCTCGGCGCTGTCGTCGGTATCGCGACGTTCGTCTGCTCCGTCGGGAACGTCCCCTTTGGCGCGATTCTCTGGACGCGCGGCCTCCCGTTCGGGAGCGTGCTCTCCTACATCTACGCCGACCTCATCATTCCGCCCATCATGCAGGCCTACCGGGAGTACTACGGCACCACGTTCGCCGCCGTCCTTTCGGCGATGATATTCGTCGCCGCCGTCGTCACCGGCGTCATCGTCCACATCGCGTTCGACCTCCTCGGCCTCATCCCCGACCCCGCGAGCGCGACCGTCGAACGCATCTCCATCGAACTCAACTACAAGGCCGCGCTCAACGTCCTCGCCACCGCTGGCTTCCTCGCGCTCTACTACCTCCACCGCACCGGCGGTGACGAGGCCGACCACGGCGGGAGCGGCGGTCACGCGCACGGAAGCGACTGA